The following are encoded in a window of Nakamurella sp. A5-74 genomic DNA:
- a CDS encoding mismatch-specific DNA-glycosylase, protein MNVLDDIWRPGVGLVVCGTAVGECAVQRGHHYAQRGNGFWRLLHDSGLTPRMLAADEESQLPHHDIGLVDLVKDSTLPCGFDVARLESVLRQAPPRWIAFNGRVGADAVALTVGAPRPLLGVQDWMFAGSRVFVLPSSSGANQRKDHGGRPQRLDWWSELAEAVPAKTRRPDRPPAPALRTPAPPAARPT, encoded by the coding sequence GTGAACGTACTCGATGACATCTGGCGCCCCGGGGTCGGCCTGGTCGTCTGCGGAACCGCAGTCGGCGAGTGTGCGGTGCAGCGGGGCCACCACTATGCCCAGCGCGGCAACGGATTCTGGCGACTGCTGCACGACAGTGGATTGACGCCACGAATGCTGGCCGCGGACGAGGAGTCGCAGTTGCCGCACCACGACATCGGGCTGGTCGACCTCGTCAAGGACTCGACGTTGCCCTGCGGCTTCGACGTGGCGCGCCTGGAATCCGTCCTGCGCCAGGCACCTCCGCGGTGGATCGCGTTCAACGGGCGGGTGGGCGCCGACGCCGTCGCGCTGACCGTCGGCGCACCACGACCGCTGCTGGGCGTCCAGGACTGGATGTTCGCCGGCTCGCGGGTGTTCGTGCTGCCGAGCAGTAGCGGCGCGAACCAACGCAAGGACCACGGCGGACGGCCCCAGCGACTGGACTGGTGGTCCGAACTCGCCGAGGCCGTACCTGCGAAGACCCGCCGTCCGGA